One genomic region from Corallococcus soli encodes:
- a CDS encoding zinc-dependent alcohol dehydrogenase family protein, which translates to MKAYELQHTTGIDGWVPVEKPRPQPGPGQALVRIHAVSLNYRDLIIARGTYPGAKTPLVPVSDGAGEVVAVGDGVTRVRPGDRVAPTFFQVWTDGQATPEKVAHALGGGVPGVLAEYVCLDAEGLVLLPDWLSYEEGATLPCAAVTAWNALVPQGGLKPGQTVLAQGTGGVSIFALQFARILGARVILTSSSDDKLARGKHLGADGLVNYKRSPAWEEDVLALTEGQGVDHVLEVGGVATLPQSVRATKPGGHIALIGLLTGAPGKPDNTATGNKQLRVVSTYVGSRAMFEDMLRAMEPQKTKPVIDRVFPFEQAREALRYMESGGHFGKIVVSV; encoded by the coding sequence ATGAAGGCGTACGAGCTCCAGCACACCACCGGCATCGACGGCTGGGTCCCCGTCGAAAAGCCCCGGCCCCAGCCCGGCCCCGGCCAAGCGCTCGTCCGCATCCACGCCGTGTCCCTCAACTACCGCGACCTCATCATCGCCCGGGGCACCTACCCGGGAGCGAAGACACCCCTCGTCCCCGTCTCCGACGGCGCGGGCGAGGTCGTCGCCGTCGGGGACGGCGTCACCCGCGTCAGACCCGGAGACCGCGTCGCCCCCACCTTCTTCCAGGTGTGGACCGACGGGCAGGCCACCCCGGAGAAGGTCGCCCACGCGCTCGGCGGCGGCGTGCCCGGCGTGCTCGCGGAGTACGTCTGCCTGGACGCGGAAGGGCTCGTGCTCCTGCCCGACTGGCTCTCCTATGAGGAGGGCGCCACCCTGCCCTGCGCCGCCGTCACCGCCTGGAACGCGCTCGTCCCCCAGGGCGGCCTGAAGCCCGGGCAGACGGTGCTCGCCCAGGGCACGGGCGGCGTCTCCATCTTCGCGCTCCAGTTCGCCCGCATCCTCGGCGCCCGCGTCATCCTCACCTCCAGCAGCGACGACAAGCTGGCGCGCGGCAAGCACCTGGGCGCGGACGGGCTCGTCAACTACAAGAGGTCACCGGCCTGGGAAGAGGACGTCCTCGCGCTCACGGAGGGCCAGGGCGTGGACCACGTGCTGGAGGTCGGCGGTGTCGCGACGCTGCCCCAGTCCGTGCGCGCCACGAAGCCCGGCGGCCACATCGCGCTCATCGGCCTGCTCACCGGCGCCCCGGGCAAGCCCGACAACACCGCCACCGGCAACAAGCAGCTGCGCGTCGTCAGCACCTACGTGGGCAGCCGCGCCATGTTCGAGGACATGCTGCGCGCCATGGAGCCCCAGAAGACGAAGCCCGTCATCGACCGCGTCTTCCCCTTCGAGCAGGCGCGCGAAGCCCTGCGCTACATGGAGTCCGGCGGCCACTTCGGGAAGATCGTCGTCTCCGTGTGA
- a CDS encoding M16 family metallopeptidase, which yields MPRLLPLLLLLLAPVFPASAQPQESSRFFPYTLKTTKLPNGLTVVRVPFNSPGIVAYITSVRVGSRNEVEPGRTGFAHFFEHMMFKGTKSNPEGQRERILGGFGFDDNAFTTDDITVYQAYGPTAGLPRLIELEADRFQNLEYSEPSFQTEALAVLGEYHKSAAAPDLKMEESLAKTAFTRHTYQHTTLGFYDDIKAMPKAYAYSRTFFERWYTPANTTLFIVGDFDDAQVLEAVTKHYGPWKRELTTVAIPAEPAQTKARAVHVDWAQPTQPRHVLAWRTPAARADTPDAALQAILAEYVVGDTSPAYKELVLEKQLVESLYVSSAPHRDPYLFPIDATLQDEKHRAAVDATLRRDVKALVDGKVDAARVKAIQDHLRYGLLMGMDTPRDVAIDLAYYAGVMGPPDALASYLKQLGSVTPKQLTAFAKKHFTDANLTVLTLTPKPAAGGTP from the coding sequence ATGCCCCGCCTGTTGCCCCTCCTGCTGCTGTTGCTGGCGCCCGTCTTCCCGGCGTCCGCCCAGCCCCAGGAGTCCTCCCGCTTCTTCCCCTACACGCTGAAGACCACGAAGCTGCCCAACGGGCTCACCGTGGTGCGCGTGCCGTTCAACTCGCCCGGCATCGTCGCGTACATCACGTCCGTGCGCGTGGGCTCGCGCAACGAGGTGGAGCCCGGCCGCACCGGCTTCGCCCACTTCTTCGAACACATGATGTTCAAGGGCACGAAGTCCAACCCCGAAGGTCAGCGCGAGCGCATCCTGGGAGGCTTCGGCTTCGACGACAACGCCTTCACCACCGACGACATCACCGTCTACCAGGCCTACGGCCCCACCGCCGGCCTGCCGCGGCTCATCGAGCTGGAGGCGGACCGCTTCCAGAACCTGGAGTACTCCGAGCCGTCCTTCCAGACGGAGGCGCTCGCGGTGCTCGGCGAGTACCACAAGAGCGCCGCCGCCCCGGACCTCAAGATGGAGGAGTCGCTGGCGAAGACGGCCTTCACCCGCCACACGTACCAGCACACCACGCTCGGCTTCTACGACGACATCAAGGCCATGCCGAAGGCCTACGCGTACAGCCGCACCTTCTTCGAGCGCTGGTACACGCCCGCCAACACCACCCTCTTCATCGTCGGTGACTTCGACGACGCCCAGGTGCTGGAGGCGGTGACGAAGCACTACGGCCCGTGGAAGCGCGAGCTGACCACCGTCGCCATCCCCGCCGAGCCCGCGCAGACGAAGGCCCGCGCCGTCCACGTGGACTGGGCGCAGCCCACCCAGCCGCGCCACGTGCTCGCGTGGCGCACGCCCGCCGCCCGCGCCGACACGCCCGACGCCGCCCTCCAGGCCATCCTCGCCGAGTACGTCGTGGGCGACACCAGCCCCGCCTACAAGGAGCTGGTGCTGGAGAAGCAGCTCGTCGAGTCGCTGTACGTCTCCTCCGCGCCCCACCGCGACCCGTACCTGTTCCCCATCGACGCCACCCTCCAGGACGAGAAGCACCGCGCCGCCGTGGACGCGACGCTGCGCCGCGACGTGAAGGCCCTGGTGGACGGCAAGGTGGACGCCGCCCGCGTGAAGGCCATCCAGGACCACCTGCGCTACGGCCTGCTCATGGGCATGGACACCCCGCGCGACGTGGCCATCGACCTGGCCTACTACGCGGGCGTCATGGGCCCGCCGGACGCGCTCGCCAGCTACCTGAAGCAGTTGGGCAGCGTGACGCCGAAGCAGCTCACCGCGTTCGCGAAGAAGCACTTCACCGACGCGAACCTCACCGTCCTCACCCTCACCCCCAAGCCCGCCGCAGGAGGGACGCCGTGA
- a CDS encoding M16 family metallopeptidase has protein sequence MKSTPSVSLVLAAALSFAGCASTPKPLPEAAPPTTPPATTGAAKSDAAVPAVPLKQPRPLELVVQARQDTPLVSLRLVFHTGSIDDPKGKEGLTALTAKLMAEGGTRKLTAAQLLEALYPMAAELKVFTDKEMTTLSGRVHQDFLPRFLELYTDTLLEPRFDPAEFERLRANALNAVRNGLRSEDDETLGKVGLDALLYAGHPYAHFTGGTVQGLQSLTLDDVKAHARRVFTQDRLVVGLAGPVDATLQQTVTSRLSALPATGAPRVALPAVPSSAGRTLILQKPTLSTAVSMGFVTPMRRGDPDFFPVAFALSNLGEHRQFVGVLFNELREQRGLNYGDYAYAEHFIEDRGNGTFNRTNIVRTQQDVSVWLRPVVPANGVFATRGAVYFLERMSKEPLSQERFDLVRGFLQGYTRLWEQSDQRRLGYAIDSLFYGTPNFLESYREALKTMTPESVNAAVRRQLQPEKLAFVFVTEDAQALATTLKSGAPSPITYASPKEPELLKLDETLIQQKLPVRPDAIQVVPASGFMER, from the coding sequence ATGAAGTCCACCCCGTCCGTGTCCCTGGTGCTCGCCGCCGCGCTGTCCTTCGCCGGCTGCGCCTCCACCCCCAAGCCCCTGCCCGAGGCCGCGCCGCCCACCACGCCTCCGGCCACCACCGGCGCCGCGAAGTCCGACGCCGCGGTGCCGGCCGTGCCGCTGAAGCAGCCCAGGCCCCTGGAGCTCGTCGTGCAGGCCCGGCAGGACACGCCGCTCGTCAGCCTGCGGCTCGTGTTCCACACGGGCTCCATTGACGATCCGAAGGGCAAGGAGGGCCTCACCGCCCTCACCGCGAAGCTGATGGCGGAGGGCGGCACGCGGAAGCTCACCGCCGCGCAGCTGCTCGAAGCGCTCTACCCCATGGCCGCCGAACTCAAGGTGTTCACGGACAAGGAGATGACCACCCTCTCCGGCCGCGTCCACCAGGACTTCCTGCCGCGCTTCCTGGAGCTGTACACGGACACGCTGCTGGAGCCCCGCTTCGACCCCGCGGAGTTCGAGCGCCTGCGCGCCAACGCGCTCAATGCCGTGCGCAACGGCCTGCGCAGCGAGGACGACGAGACGCTGGGCAAGGTGGGCCTGGACGCGCTGCTCTACGCGGGCCACCCCTACGCCCACTTCACCGGCGGCACCGTGCAGGGGCTCCAGTCGCTCACGCTGGACGACGTGAAGGCGCACGCGCGCCGCGTCTTCACCCAGGACCGGCTCGTCGTCGGGCTCGCGGGCCCGGTGGATGCCACGCTCCAGCAGACCGTCACCTCGCGCCTCTCCGCGCTGCCCGCCACGGGGGCGCCCCGCGTGGCGCTGCCTGCCGTGCCGTCGTCGGCCGGCCGCACGCTCATCCTCCAGAAGCCCACGCTCTCCACCGCCGTGAGCATGGGCTTCGTCACGCCGATGCGCCGGGGCGACCCGGACTTCTTCCCGGTGGCGTTCGCGCTGTCGAACCTGGGCGAGCACCGCCAGTTCGTGGGCGTGCTCTTCAACGAGCTGCGCGAGCAGCGCGGCCTCAACTACGGCGACTACGCCTACGCCGAGCACTTCATCGAGGACCGGGGCAACGGCACGTTCAACCGCACGAACATCGTGCGCACCCAGCAGGACGTGTCCGTGTGGCTGCGCCCCGTGGTGCCCGCCAACGGCGTGTTCGCCACGCGCGGCGCGGTGTACTTCCTGGAGCGGATGTCGAAGGAGCCCCTCTCCCAGGAGCGCTTCGACCTGGTGCGCGGCTTCCTCCAGGGCTACACGCGCCTGTGGGAGCAGAGCGACCAGCGCAGGTTGGGGTACGCCATCGACTCGCTCTTCTACGGCACCCCGAACTTCCTGGAGTCCTACCGCGAGGCGCTGAAGACGATGACGCCGGAGTCCGTGAACGCCGCCGTGCGCCGGCAGCTCCAGCCGGAGAAGCTCGCGTTCGTGTTCGTCACGGAGGACGCGCAAGCGCTCGCGACGACGCTCAAGTCCGGGGCGCCGTCTCCCATCACCTACGCGTCGCCCAAGGAGCCGGAGCTGCTGAAGCTGGATGAGACGCTCATCCAGCAGAAGCTGCCGGTGCGTCCTGACGCCATCCAGGTCGTCCCGGCCTCGGGGTTCATGGAGCGCTGA
- a CDS encoding DUF3616 domain-containing protein yields MNRWLLWGCVLVVGCGTREVNVRREALASPPPAVRPEGTVVFEGSCDASGAVELGEGLFVVADDEDNILRLYDARAGGRPLKTVDLSPSLELPVKKKPPETDIEAGSRLGDLAFWLTSHGRNSSGKKQPARLRFFATSAADAEHVQLIGQPYTRLLEDLLAEPRLAPYGLADAEPLPPKQAGGLNIEGLTAMLDAPGMLIGFRSPLTQGKALVVPLLNPEQVVREGVSARFGAPRLLDLGGLGIRSLSSWRGRYLIMAGATASEARSRLFTWKGGDDPPVPVDAVDLSRLNPEAFFTPDTSDEVLLLSDDGTVSLDGVECKRQKDPALKRFRGVWTALPESP; encoded by the coding sequence ATGAATCGCTGGCTCCTGTGGGGATGTGTCCTGGTGGTGGGTTGCGGCACCCGTGAGGTGAACGTGCGGCGCGAAGCGCTCGCGTCCCCACCGCCAGCGGTGCGGCCCGAGGGCACGGTCGTCTTCGAGGGAAGCTGTGACGCGTCCGGCGCGGTGGAGCTGGGCGAGGGCCTGTTCGTGGTGGCGGACGACGAGGACAACATCCTGCGCCTCTACGACGCGCGCGCGGGAGGCCGTCCGCTGAAGACCGTGGACCTGTCGCCGTCGCTGGAGCTTCCGGTGAAGAAGAAGCCCCCGGAGACGGACATCGAGGCGGGCTCGCGGCTGGGGGACCTGGCCTTCTGGCTCACGTCGCACGGTCGCAACAGCTCCGGCAAGAAGCAGCCCGCGCGCCTGCGCTTCTTCGCCACGAGCGCGGCGGACGCGGAGCACGTCCAGCTCATCGGACAGCCGTACACGCGGCTGCTGGAGGACCTGCTCGCGGAGCCGCGCCTCGCCCCATACGGGCTGGCGGACGCGGAGCCGCTGCCGCCGAAGCAGGCCGGGGGCCTCAACATCGAGGGCCTGACGGCGATGCTGGACGCGCCCGGGATGCTCATCGGCTTTCGCAGCCCGCTGACGCAAGGCAAGGCGCTGGTGGTGCCGCTGCTCAACCCGGAGCAGGTGGTGCGCGAGGGCGTCAGCGCGCGCTTCGGTGCGCCGAGGCTGCTGGACCTGGGGGGGCTGGGCATCCGCTCGCTGTCGTCGTGGCGGGGCCGCTACCTCATCATGGCGGGCGCCACCGCGTCGGAGGCGCGCTCGCGGCTGTTCACCTGGAAGGGCGGGGACGACCCGCCGGTGCCGGTGGACGCGGTGGACCTGTCGCGGCTCAACCCGGAGGCCTTCTTCACGCCGGACACGTCGGACGAAGTCCTGCTGCTGAGCGACGACGGCACCGTGTCGCTGGACGGGGTGGAGTGCAAGCGCCAGAAGGATCCGGCGCTCAAGCGCTTCCGCGGCGTGTGGACGGCGTTGCCGGAAAGCCCCTGA
- a CDS encoding OmpA family protein — MQCPDSGHVSWSRSAGGAAIRLAALGLLLSTAAAHAQPDPFTRGFDAVPVKPTAAQSSGIALEGATTETVGSYRGALLLDFNWRILALKLGNEKLGDLLPYRLDAHLLFSYQLLERLELGVDLPVTLIQGDNFSLLGNALNAPDFPGAAGVSGTTLGDIRLLPRVSLLNPSRFPVGLAVVTEVRLPTGSAQSFTGERGVVFAPRLAVDWKVGPLPLRVLGNAGVLLRPAAQYLNLRVDDELTLGAGGIVDLPDVWRLREVQGVAEMHLRTPLARPFNFDQADSLKTPWELLVGARAKVWGNWGVELDVGRGLNVTTGYGREALRVMLAVRYDQSGLDSDGDGVPDVRDRCPAQAEDKDGFEDYDGCPDPDNDGDGVADGDDACPSKAGPVENKGCPVEPDKDTDGDGIIDKLDKCPDVPGLKDFDGCPDTDLDEIPDGEDDCPDVAGPPENNGCPYDAPPYVVVESDRIRIKGNILFETNSAVIQKQSYPLLDEVAAVLTKNPTLGPVQIEGHTDNKGSRSLNLDLSKRRAKSVLDYLAGKKIDRKRLTSQGFGFDRPIDTNETALGRAKNRRVDFKLVKSELESGPRETIVPHGQPPPPGTEPVPGPGSPPAPDAGTPAGKK; from the coding sequence ATGCAATGCCCCGACTCCGGGCACGTTTCGTGGAGCCGGTCCGCAGGCGGCGCAGCCATCCGGCTCGCGGCCCTGGGCCTGCTGCTCTCCACGGCAGCGGCCCACGCACAGCCCGACCCGTTCACCCGCGGCTTCGACGCCGTCCCCGTGAAGCCCACGGCCGCGCAGTCCAGCGGCATCGCCCTGGAAGGCGCCACCACCGAAACGGTGGGCAGCTACCGCGGCGCACTGCTGCTGGACTTCAACTGGCGCATCCTCGCCCTCAAGCTGGGCAACGAGAAGCTGGGTGACCTCCTGCCCTACCGGCTGGACGCGCACCTGCTCTTCTCCTACCAACTGCTGGAGCGGTTGGAGCTGGGCGTGGACCTGCCCGTCACGCTCATCCAGGGCGACAACTTCTCGCTGCTGGGCAACGCGCTGAACGCGCCGGACTTCCCGGGCGCCGCGGGCGTCAGCGGCACCACGCTGGGCGACATCCGCCTGCTGCCGCGCGTGAGCCTGCTCAACCCGAGCCGCTTCCCGGTGGGCCTGGCGGTGGTGACGGAGGTGCGCCTGCCCACCGGCAGCGCGCAGAGCTTCACCGGTGAGCGCGGCGTGGTGTTCGCCCCGCGCCTCGCGGTGGACTGGAAGGTGGGGCCCCTGCCGCTGCGCGTGCTCGGCAACGCCGGCGTGCTGCTGCGCCCCGCGGCGCAGTACCTGAACCTGCGCGTGGACGACGAGCTGACGCTGGGCGCGGGCGGCATCGTGGACCTGCCGGACGTCTGGCGACTGCGCGAGGTGCAGGGCGTGGCGGAGATGCACCTGCGCACGCCGCTGGCGCGCCCGTTCAACTTCGACCAGGCGGATTCGCTCAAGACGCCGTGGGAGCTGCTCGTCGGCGCGCGGGCGAAGGTGTGGGGCAACTGGGGCGTGGAGCTGGACGTGGGCCGCGGCCTCAACGTCACCACCGGCTACGGCCGGGAGGCCCTGCGCGTGATGCTGGCGGTCCGCTACGACCAGTCCGGCCTGGACTCGGACGGCGACGGCGTGCCCGACGTGCGCGACCGCTGCCCCGCGCAGGCCGAGGACAAGGACGGCTTCGAGGACTACGACGGCTGCCCGGATCCGGACAACGACGGCGACGGCGTGGCGGACGGCGACGACGCGTGCCCCAGCAAGGCGGGCCCCGTGGAGAACAAGGGCTGCCCGGTGGAGCCGGACAAGGACACCGACGGCGACGGCATCATCGACAAGCTGGACAAGTGCCCGGACGTGCCCGGCCTGAAGGACTTCGACGGCTGCCCGGACACGGACCTGGATGAGATTCCGGACGGCGAGGACGACTGCCCCGACGTGGCCGGCCCGCCGGAGAACAACGGCTGCCCGTACGACGCCCCGCCCTACGTGGTCGTGGAGTCGGACCGCATCCGCATCAAGGGCAACATCCTCTTCGAGACGAACTCCGCCGTCATCCAGAAGCAGTCGTACCCGCTGCTGGACGAGGTGGCCGCCGTGCTCACCAAGAACCCGACGCTGGGGCCGGTGCAGATTGAAGGGCACACGGACAACAAGGGCTCGCGCTCGCTCAACCTGGACCTGTCCAAGCGGCGCGCGAAGTCGGTGCTCGACTACCTGGCCGGCAAGAAGATCGACCGCAAGCGCCTGACGTCGCAGGGCTTCGGGTTCGACCGGCCCATCGACACCAACGAGACGGCGCTCGGCCGCGCGAAGAACCGGCGCGTCGACTTCAAGCTGGTCAAGTCGGAGCTCGAGAGCGGCCCCAGGGAGACCATCGTCCCCCACGGCCAGCCGCCGCCGCCCGGCACAGAGCCCGTGCCCGGACCCGGCAGCCCTCCGGCGCCCGACGCGGGCACGCCCGCCGGCAAGAAGTAG
- a CDS encoding TlpA family protein disulfide reductase: MTQQAGTEGPKPPGGRGDGVKTALSVVAVLGLAALAFLGVREAQRARLVPDGAAPQSFTMRKHDGGSLALADLKGKVVMLDFWATWCPPCREEMPYLVKLAKEYEPQGLVFVAASRDEGPSAEQEVDYFLQRFQPDLRPYVVYADDDVVRAFQVNALPTLYFLDGDGKVTDAQRGMLSEAGLRRRIERALKK, from the coding sequence ATGACACAGCAGGCAGGGACCGAGGGACCGAAGCCGCCGGGCGGGCGCGGGGATGGCGTGAAGACGGCGCTGTCGGTGGTGGCGGTGCTGGGACTGGCGGCGCTGGCGTTCCTGGGCGTGCGCGAGGCGCAGCGGGCGCGGCTGGTTCCGGATGGCGCGGCGCCGCAGTCCTTCACGATGCGCAAGCACGATGGCGGCTCGCTGGCGCTGGCGGACCTGAAGGGCAAGGTGGTGATGCTCGACTTCTGGGCGACCTGGTGCCCGCCGTGCCGCGAGGAGATGCCGTACCTGGTGAAGCTGGCGAAGGAGTACGAGCCCCAGGGGCTCGTGTTCGTGGCGGCCAGCCGGGACGAAGGCCCCTCGGCGGAGCAGGAGGTGGACTACTTCCTCCAGCGCTTCCAGCCGGACCTGCGCCCCTACGTCGTCTACGCGGACGACGACGTGGTGCGCGCCTTCCAGGTGAACGCGCTGCCGACGCTCTACTTCCTGGACGGCGACGGCAAGGTGACGGACGCCCAGCGCGGCATGCTGTCCGAAGCCGGCCTGCGCCGCCGCATCGAGCGGGCGCTGAAGAAGTAG